One part of the Girardinichthys multiradiatus isolate DD_20200921_A chromosome 10, DD_fGirMul_XY1, whole genome shotgun sequence genome encodes these proteins:
- the LOC124874973 gene encoding leucine-rich repeat-containing protein 51-like: MYGPPVDLSFKDLNNVTGAMLEVPRTGLRPLRTNSKNKYLSHSLRISNNNITNLVGLEFVLSHFLAQPSMLGWLDLSFNKITSIDYVLCELKELRILYLHGNDIWNLFEVNKLGKLSHLHTITLHGNVIENTKGYRSHVIWALPHLKSMDFSTVIHQEKVFAKMCKNFKQVKKEENGVPPDE, from the exons ATGTATGGTCCTCCAGTAGATCTGTCTTTTAAAGACCTCAACAATGTCACAG GTGCGATGTTGGAGGTCCCACGTACTGGCCTGCGACCTTTAAGGACCAATTCGAAGAATAAGTACTTGAGTCACTCTTTGCGTATTAGCAACAACAACATCACAAACCTTGTTGGCCTTGAATTCGTGTTGAGCCACTTTCTAGCCCAGCCATCAATGCTCGGTTGGCTGGACCTGTCCTTCAACAAAATAACAAGCATCGATTAT GTCCTATGTGAGCTAAAAGAACTGCGTATTTTGTATCTTCATGGCAACGACATCTGGAACCTGTTTGAAGTTAACAAACTGGGAAAGCTGAGCCAtctccacaccatcacactgcaTGGAAATGTCATTGAAAATACCAAGGGATACAG GAGTCATGTTATTTGGGCATTGCCTCACCTGAAGAGTATGGACTTCAGCACTGTGATTCACCAGGAGAAGGTCTTTGCGAAAATGTGTAAGAATTTCAAGCAGGTCAAAAAAGAAGAGAATGGTGTGCCACCAGATGAATAA